The proteins below are encoded in one region of Dioscorea cayenensis subsp. rotundata cultivar TDr96_F1 chromosome 18, TDr96_F1_v2_PseudoChromosome.rev07_lg8_w22 25.fasta, whole genome shotgun sequence:
- the LOC120281752 gene encoding sulfate transporter 1.2-like translates to MVHSVSPTRYKVAYPPRRKLATEFADKLKETFFSDDPLRPYKDQTRARKVGIVFQYLFPILEWSKGYNLSKFKGDLIAGLTIASLCIPQDIGYAKLANLDPKYGLYSSFVPPLIYAVMGSSRDIAIGPVAVVSLLLGTLLKDEIDPVKDNEAYVRLAFTATFFTGITQAALGFFRLGFLIDFLSHAAIVGFMAGAAITIALQQLKGFLGIKNFTQKTDIISVMQSVWGSVHHGWNWQTVLIGASFLAFLLLSKYIGKKKRSLFWIPAIAPLISVIVATFFVYITRADENGVQIVKHIQRGINPSSVHKIYFDGRMMLKGFKIGVIAGLIGLTEAIAIGRTFAGMKDYQLDGNKEMVALGTMNVIGSMTSCYVTTGSFSRSAVNYMAGCHTTVSNIVMSLIVLLTLEVITPLFKYTPNAILSSIIISAVIGLIDYEAAILIWKIDKFDFLACMGAFFGVIFKSVEIGLLIAIAISFAKILLQVTRPRTALLGNLPQTTIYRNIDQYPEATRVSGVLIVRVDSAIYFSNSNYIKERILRWLRDEEELLKSNNQQRIEHLIVEMSPMIDIDTSGIHALEDLFKSLQKRNIQLILANPGTVVIEKLESSKLTNLIGQDNIFLTVSEAVMSVAPKAMEEV, encoded by the exons ATGGTTCATTCGGTCTCGCCGACACGTTACAAGGTTGCATATCCACCAAGAAGGAAGCTTGCAACAGAGTTTGCTGATAAATTGAAAGAAACATTCTTTAGTGATGATCCTCTTCGTCCTTACAAGGATCAAACAAGAGCGAGAAAAGTCGGGATTGTTTTTCAGTACTTATTTCCGATTCTTGAGTGGTCGAAAGGCTATAATCTTTCTAAGTTCAAGGGCGATCTTATTGCCGGATTAACCATTGCTAGTCTATGCATTCCTCAAGATATTGGCTATGCAAAGCTTGCAAATTTAGATCCCAAATATGGATTAT ACTCTAGTTTTGTTCCACCACTTATTTACGCGGTAATGGGGAGTTCGAGAGATATTGCTATCGGTCCAGTTGCTGTTGTGTCTTTACTTCTAGGTACTCTACTGAAAGATGAGATTGATCCAGTGAAAGATAATGAGGCATATGTGCGTCTCGCATTCACAGCGACATTTTTCACCGGCATTACTCAAGCTGCACTTGGGTTTTTCAG ATTGGGtttcttgattgattttttgtCACATGCTGCAATTGTTGGATTCATGGCTGGTGCAGCCATTACTATTGCCCTTCAACAGCTCAAAGGATTTCTTGGGATTAAGAATTTCACTCAGAAAACTGACATTATATCTGTAATGCAGTCTGTTTGGGGTTCAGTTCATCATGGA TGGAATTGGCAAACTGTGCTAATTGGAGCATCCTTTTTGGCATTCCTTCTTTTATCTAAGTACATT gggaagaagaaaaggagCTTGTTTTGGATTCCGGCAATTGCTCCATTGATCTCTGTCATTGTGGCAACTTTTTTCGTCTACATTACTCGTGCTGATGAAAATGGTGTTCAGATT GTAAAACACATACAAAGAGGCATCAACCCTTCCTCTGTTCACAAGATATATTTCGACGGTCGAATGATGTTAAAAGGATTCAAAATTGGAGTCATTGCTGGCTTGATCGGCTTGACG GAAGCCATAGCAATTGGAAGAACATTTGCAGGCATGAAAGACTATCAATTGGATGGAAACAAAGAAATGGTTGCACTAGGCACAATGAATGTTATTGGATCAATGACTTCTTGCTATGTTACAACAG GCTCATTTTCTCGATCCGCTGTAAATTACATGGCCGGTTGCCACACAACAGTCTCGAACATTGTAATGTCATTGATAGTACTCCTAACATTGGAAGTCATAACACCTCTCTTCAAATACACCCCAAATGCAATCCTTTCATCGATCATTATTTCTGCGGTGATTGGCCTAATTGACTATGAAGCAGCAATACTCATATGGAAGATTGATAAATTCGATTTCCTCGCTTGCATGGGAGCATTCTTTGGTGTGATTTTCAAATCTGTTGAGATTGGCCTCTTGATTGCA ATAGCTATTTCATTTGCGAAAATTTTACTACAAGTTACGAGGCCGAGAACAGCATTGCTAGGTAATCTTCCCCAAACTACAATTTACCGAAACATTGATCAGTATCCAGAGGCAACAAGAGTTTCAGGAGTGCTTATTGTGAGAGTTGATTCAGCTATCTATTTTTCCAACTCCAACTACATTAAAGAAag GATACTAAGATGGTTGAGAGATGAAGAAGAGCTATTAAAGTCAAATAATCAGCAAAGAATTGAGCACTTGATTGTCGAAATGTCAC CTATGATTGACATCGATACGAGTGGAATTCATGCATTGGAAGACTTGTTCAAAAGCCTCCAAAAACGGAACATTCAG TTAATTCTGGCGAACCCGGGAACGGTGGTGATCGAAAAACTCGAGTCATCGAAGTTAACCAATTTAATAGGGCAAGACAACATTTTTCTTACTGTTAGTGAGGCTGTGATGAGTGTTGCTCCAAAGGCAATGGAAGAAGTCTGA